In Gimesia benthica, a single window of DNA contains:
- a CDS encoding alpha/beta hydrolase family protein — translation MAHTSFRRTCLVLTLAGLFLQSTMILAADKVQDRRKVLGPSQADQNLSDYFKLHAVRLADRSLADIKDLKSWEQKRKQYREQLFEMLGLSPLPPKTDLKPEITGKIESDGFIVENITFQSRPGLYVTGNLYRPLKQEGKVPAILYVCGHGGVKKNGISYGNKVHYQHHGEWFARNGYVCLTIDTLQLGEIEGLHHGTYREGMWWWLSRGYTPAGVEAWNCIRALDYLQSRPEVDGEKLGVTGRSGGGAYSWWIAALDERIKAAVPVAGITNLKNYVIDGAVEGHCDCMFMVNTYQWDYAQVAALVAPRPLLISNTDKDSIFPLDGVVDVYNSTMKIYELYGVPEHLGLQITEGPHKDTQELRIHAFRWFNHYLKGDDSLIEMAATKFHSPEELRVFKKLPADQKNAKIQESFVATAKPEIPQDSAEWHQMTEKWKNLLLKKTFRAWPEKVDSNVKVETSHRDGLTLKTISFESQKHVPLKLFIVLPDHSKTVSEVTLNVLNQAEWEQFQSTLAPLFSTKEGANQSPEKASSLYKEMQQRVQQEQTALVYFTPRGVGLDQWNQDPRKQVQIRRRFYLLGQSLEGMQIWDIRQAIQQLEAQPEFKKANLTLKASGEAAALSLYASLFEQGISQLELSGMPASHQQGPALLNILRFLDLPQALSMVASRTPVKLKQVDPQDWKFAIQVGKQMGWQEKQLQIEK, via the coding sequence ATGGCTCACACATCCTTCCGACGAACTTGTCTCGTTTTGACCCTGGCCGGACTCTTCCTGCAATCCACCATGATACTGGCAGCAGACAAAGTACAGGACCGCCGCAAAGTGCTCGGTCCCTCCCAGGCAGATCAAAACCTGAGTGATTACTTCAAGCTTCATGCAGTGCGACTCGCTGATCGTAGTCTGGCTGACATTAAAGACCTCAAGAGCTGGGAACAGAAGCGAAAGCAATATCGAGAGCAGCTATTCGAAATGCTGGGACTTTCGCCGCTTCCCCCCAAAACAGATCTGAAACCAGAAATCACAGGTAAGATCGAGAGCGATGGATTCATCGTTGAAAACATCACGTTTCAGTCGCGTCCCGGGCTGTACGTTACCGGCAATCTCTATCGACCTCTCAAACAGGAAGGGAAGGTTCCCGCCATTCTGTATGTATGTGGGCACGGGGGCGTCAAAAAGAATGGCATCAGTTACGGAAATAAAGTGCATTACCAGCATCATGGCGAGTGGTTTGCCCGCAATGGTTATGTCTGCCTGACGATTGACACTCTGCAACTGGGTGAAATCGAAGGGCTGCACCATGGAACTTACAGGGAAGGCATGTGGTGGTGGCTCTCCCGGGGATACACGCCCGCTGGAGTAGAAGCCTGGAACTGTATTCGCGCACTGGACTATCTGCAATCACGTCCCGAAGTTGATGGAGAGAAGCTCGGGGTCACCGGACGTTCTGGCGGGGGCGCTTACAGCTGGTGGATCGCAGCTCTGGACGAGCGCATCAAAGCAGCTGTTCCAGTGGCAGGTATTACGAATCTAAAGAATTATGTCATTGACGGGGCAGTCGAAGGACACTGCGACTGCATGTTCATGGTCAATACTTACCAGTGGGACTACGCCCAGGTCGCCGCCCTGGTGGCTCCCCGGCCCCTGTTGATTTCCAACACCGACAAAGACAGTATCTTCCCCCTGGATGGCGTGGTCGACGTCTATAACTCTACCATGAAGATTTATGAACTATACGGTGTCCCGGAGCATCTGGGACTGCAGATCACAGAAGGCCCCCATAAGGATACCCAGGAACTGCGAATTCATGCGTTTCGCTGGTTCAACCATTATCTGAAAGGGGATGACTCCTTGATTGAGATGGCTGCCACGAAGTTTCACAGTCCTGAAGAATTACGTGTCTTCAAGAAACTGCCCGCAGATCAGAAAAATGCGAAAATCCAGGAATCATTCGTCGCCACAGCCAAGCCAGAGATCCCGCAAGACTCGGCGGAATGGCACCAGATGACGGAAAAATGGAAAAACCTGTTGCTGAAAAAAACCTTCCGCGCCTGGCCTGAAAAGGTCGATTCGAACGTCAAGGTAGAAACCAGCCATCGTGATGGTCTTACTCTGAAAACAATTTCGTTTGAGAGTCAGAAACATGTCCCCCTGAAACTGTTCATCGTTCTGCCGGACCATTCGAAAACTGTCTCTGAAGTCACTCTGAATGTCTTAAATCAGGCAGAGTGGGAACAATTCCAGTCTACACTGGCTCCCCTCTTTTCTACAAAAGAGGGCGCAAATCAGTCACCCGAGAAAGCTTCCTCACTCTATAAAGAGATGCAGCAGCGTGTGCAGCAGGAACAGACGGCCCTGGTTTACTTCACTCCACGAGGCGTGGGACTGGATCAGTGGAATCAGGATCCACGTAAACAGGTTCAGATCCGCCGCCGTTTCTATCTGCTGGGGCAGTCACTGGAAGGGATGCAGATCTGGGATATCCGCCAGGCGATTCAGCAACTGGAAGCACAGCCGGAATTCAAAAAGGCAAATCTGACACTAAAGGCCAGCGGAGAAGCTGCCGCCCTCAGTCTGTATGCGTCACTGTTCGAACAAGGAATCAGTCAGCTGGAACTGTCCGGCATGCCGGCATCGCACCAGCAGGGGCCTGCACTCCTGAACATTCTGCGATTCCTGGACCTGCCACAGGCTCTGAGCATGGTCGCCAGTCGTACGCCGGTCAAACTCAAACAGGTTGATCCACAGGACTGGAAATTTGCAATTCAGGTTGGCAAACAGATGGGCTGGCAGGAAAAACAGCTGCAAATCGAAAAATAA
- the hemQ gene encoding hydrogen peroxide-dependent heme synthase gives MNRPPHTSAPLPDPTANMTEGWHCLHLYYRVDQGILNQIDQSTRDSGRRELAAILDPDQEDAPVRIQTSVVTGHKADLQVLIMDPDPIKIDGIKHAIRSCGVGPALIPTYSFVSLTEISEYVPTLEQYADKLKQEGTDPDSPAFQAKLKAYEGRLPAMNQQRVYPEFPDFPVCTFYPMNKSRVSGANWYMEPFSSRYHMMAEHGLSGMKFAGRVVQVITASTGFDDWEWGVTLWGRAPEPIKEIVYTMRFDKASAKYAEFGPFYLSYIMSPEEAIAHLKL, from the coding sequence GTGAATCGTCCTCCCCATACATCTGCTCCACTTCCTGATCCGACAGCAAACATGACGGAAGGCTGGCACTGCCTGCATCTGTATTACCGTGTCGATCAGGGAATCCTAAACCAGATTGATCAGTCCACTCGCGACAGCGGTCGTCGGGAACTGGCAGCCATCCTGGACCCCGATCAGGAAGACGCTCCTGTACGGATTCAAACGTCTGTCGTTACCGGCCACAAAGCTGATCTGCAGGTATTGATCATGGATCCGGATCCGATCAAGATCGATGGCATTAAACATGCCATTCGGTCCTGTGGGGTGGGTCCCGCGCTCATTCCCACCTATTCTTTTGTGTCGCTCACGGAGATCTCCGAATACGTTCCCACACTGGAACAGTATGCGGACAAACTCAAGCAGGAGGGAACTGATCCTGACAGCCCGGCATTCCAGGCGAAGCTCAAGGCTTACGAAGGACGTCTGCCAGCTATGAATCAACAGCGGGTGTACCCCGAATTTCCTGACTTCCCAGTCTGCACTTTCTACCCGATGAATAAATCACGGGTTTCCGGTGCGAACTGGTACATGGAGCCCTTCAGCAGTCGTTATCACATGATGGCAGAACACGGTCTGAGCGGCATGAAGTTCGCGGGGCGGGTCGTCCAGGTGATTACAGCTTCAACCGGATTTGACGACTGGGAATGGGGTGTCACGCTGTGGGGCAGGGCACCAGAACCGATTAAAGAAATCGTGTACACGATGCGGTTCGACAAAGCCTCTGCCAAGTACGCTGAGTTCGGACCCTTCTATCTCAGCTATATCATGTCCCCGGAAGAAGCAATCGCCCATCTCAAGCTCTGA
- a CDS encoding DUF1571 domain-containing protein — MMRMLKHRSKQQLPNMLASAILSAAIGVLYFSYDPSPADADPNDMAVVAARPIPVPVIAYKPTEFSESNQEIKQDGQAQTQQQPGTLTGRMALLMNQLLLEKGCRLLDSVSNYTTTFSKQEYIGGALSENQVINLKCRHKPFSVYMKWIVGDKGQELLYVDGENDQKMLVKMGGLKGRLMPTLKLDPHGSLALQESRYPITKAGIRALAEEIIGFRKKDLAENLNTECVMLSNQKFDGKDCYCFIAHFANAKESPTYRKSVIYIDQESCLPVFVRGFGWPREEMASASPEELDEQTLIESYSFTDINLKSELATADFSESNSDYRFRR; from the coding sequence ATGATGCGCATGCTTAAACACAGGTCCAAACAACAACTACCGAACATGCTGGCTTCCGCCATTCTGTCTGCTGCGATTGGGGTGTTGTATTTCAGTTACGATCCATCTCCGGCTGACGCCGATCCCAACGATATGGCTGTGGTCGCTGCCCGACCGATTCCCGTTCCGGTGATTGCATATAAACCAACGGAATTTTCAGAATCCAATCAGGAAATTAAACAGGATGGTCAGGCTCAGACTCAGCAGCAGCCCGGTACTTTAACCGGACGGATGGCTCTGCTGATGAATCAGTTGCTGCTGGAAAAAGGTTGTCGTCTGCTGGATTCCGTCTCAAATTACACAACCACCTTTTCCAAGCAGGAATACATTGGTGGTGCCCTCTCGGAGAACCAGGTCATTAACCTGAAATGTCGCCACAAGCCCTTCAGTGTTTATATGAAGTGGATTGTGGGAGACAAAGGTCAGGAACTGCTCTATGTTGACGGGGAAAATGATCAGAAAATGCTGGTCAAGATGGGCGGTCTGAAAGGTCGCTTGATGCCGACACTGAAGCTGGATCCCCACGGATCACTGGCTCTGCAGGAATCACGTTATCCCATTACCAAGGCTGGTATCCGTGCCTTGGCTGAAGAAATCATTGGTTTTCGTAAGAAAGACCTCGCCGAGAATCTGAATACCGAATGTGTGATGCTCAGTAATCAGAAGTTCGATGGGAAAGACTGCTACTGCTTTATCGCTCATTTTGCGAATGCAAAAGAATCACCGACCTATCGGAAGTCAGTGATTTATATTGATCAGGAATCCTGTCTGCCGGTGTTCGTACGCGGCTTTGGCTGGCCACGGGAAGAAATGGCTTCTGCCTCTCCCGAAGAACTGGATGAACAGACTCTGATTGAATCCTATTCCTTCACTGATATCAATCTGAAATCAGAGTTGGCGACAGCTGATTTCAGCGAATCCAACTCTGATTATCGTTTCCGCCGCTAA
- a CDS encoding sugar phosphate isomerase/epimerase family protein has protein sequence MKLDLSCGRIGVKADQRQAIDYAHKYGFEAVVPDAGYLGKLTDSQLDELNSELKSKKLVFSAAGMPVDFRNDEAKFQQGLQALPAYASSLQRAGVTRTGTWLMPTHAELTYNANFKRHAKRLKAVTQILSDHGLRFGLEYVGPKTLWSSKKYPFIHSLPETQELIAAIDVKGAGLILDSWHWYTAHETQDDILALTNDQIVAVDLNDAPKGLEIDEQIDQKRELPMATGVIDLATFLNSLNEIRYDGPVRAEPFNAALRAMPGDQAVATTAKAMKKAFALIS, from the coding sequence ATGAAACTGGACCTCTCCTGCGGGCGGATTGGAGTGAAAGCAGATCAGAGACAGGCCATTGATTATGCACACAAATATGGCTTTGAAGCCGTCGTACCTGATGCCGGCTATCTGGGAAAACTCACCGACAGTCAACTGGACGAATTAAATTCAGAACTGAAGAGCAAAAAACTGGTTTTTAGTGCAGCGGGGATGCCCGTCGATTTTCGCAATGACGAGGCGAAATTCCAGCAGGGACTACAGGCGCTTCCCGCCTACGCATCCTCACTTCAACGGGCCGGTGTTACTCGCACAGGCACCTGGCTGATGCCCACGCATGCAGAACTGACCTATAACGCCAACTTCAAACGTCACGCCAAACGCCTGAAAGCGGTCACACAGATTCTGTCAGACCATGGCCTCCGATTCGGGCTGGAATATGTTGGCCCGAAAACTCTCTGGTCCAGTAAAAAATACCCGTTCATTCACTCCCTGCCCGAAACCCAGGAACTAATCGCCGCGATTGACGTCAAAGGGGCAGGACTGATTCTGGACAGCTGGCACTGGTACACGGCACATGAAACGCAGGATGATATCCTGGCGCTGACCAATGACCAGATCGTTGCCGTTGACCTGAACGACGCACCGAAAGGGCTCGAAATCGATGAGCAGATTGACCAGAAACGCGAATTGCCCATGGCGACCGGCGTGATCGATCTGGCCACATTCCTCAATTCCCTGAATGAAATTCGCTACGATGGCCCTGTGAGAGCAGAACCGTTCAATGCAGCACTCCGCGCAATGCCCGGCGATCAGGCCGTCGCCACTACAGCTAAGGCGATGAAGAAAGCTTTTGCTTTAATCAGCTGA
- a CDS encoding YdjY domain-containing protein: protein MKHSFTKLSFMLLVLSILIGNIASRAAEPVQKTVTDSKATEPVKQDSKDSEEKLVPLNPQKTVLLDLEHKKLFLKTHVCLVEGVLEMLCCKKQTKEHESILSIDSPAKAIHAGLLAIGAKAGTPVQFTPKFKPPTGQKLNLILEWKDKAGKTHREEAQKWVRSSTSRYFTAKLDQLPPGVVIDRKTELRYDDKYKELIWFGEMTKEERDQFLAKSDNKTYQAAIKDFYEKTRPRLMEADWVFAGSGFSVDEMTGEKYYHAESGDLICVANFPTATIDVSIESSASGEGNLLFEANKDKIPPRGTPVTIEISIAQEKKPSKDESAD from the coding sequence ATGAAGCATTCGTTTACAAAACTCTCTTTTATGTTATTGGTGCTGTCGATTCTCATTGGGAATATTGCTTCACGCGCCGCGGAACCGGTTCAGAAAACAGTGACTGATTCCAAGGCTACCGAACCCGTGAAACAGGATTCAAAGGATTCTGAGGAGAAACTGGTTCCCCTCAACCCCCAGAAGACGGTGTTGCTGGATCTGGAACACAAGAAATTATTCTTGAAAACGCACGTCTGTCTGGTCGAAGGCGTACTGGAGATGCTCTGTTGTAAGAAACAGACCAAAGAACACGAGTCTATTTTATCGATCGATTCTCCAGCGAAAGCGATACACGCCGGACTGCTGGCGATTGGAGCAAAGGCGGGAACTCCGGTCCAGTTCACTCCCAAATTTAAACCTCCCACGGGGCAGAAACTGAATCTGATTCTGGAATGGAAAGACAAAGCAGGCAAAACGCATCGCGAAGAAGCACAGAAGTGGGTGCGTTCTTCGACCTCCCGTTACTTCACGGCAAAGTTGGATCAATTACCTCCTGGTGTGGTCATCGACAGAAAGACCGAACTAAGGTATGACGACAAATATAAAGAATTGATCTGGTTCGGTGAGATGACCAAAGAAGAACGGGACCAGTTCCTGGCGAAATCAGATAACAAGACATATCAGGCAGCGATCAAAGATTTCTACGAAAAGACTCGTCCGCGGCTGATGGAAGCTGACTGGGTTTTCGCTGGCAGCGGTTTCTCCGTCGATGAGATGACCGGTGAAAAATACTATCACGCCGAGAGCGGTGACCTGATCTGTGTCGCCAATTTTCCGACTGCCACCATTGATGTCAGTATTGAAAGCTCTGCCTCTGGTGAAGGAAATCTGCTGTTTGAGGCGAATAAGGACAAGATCCCGCCGCGGGGGACTCCTGTGACAATTGAAATTTCGATTGCCCAGGAGAAGAAGCCCTCTAAGGATGAATCAGCTGATTAA
- a CDS encoding alpha/beta fold hydrolase, which translates to MIEPFIQEFVASDNYRLQGRVWSPEAEDIKGVLVVLHGIQSHSAWYEASCRQLCESGYQIYFFDRRGSGLNREQRGDTLHWQRLVQDTVQILSQVRFLQSSSGKAAPVILQAMSWGAKLAAVVATRRPDLIDGLALLYPGIKARVRPNPFQKLQLNLADKLGVRQKRVAIPLSDPALFTGDAGWQNFIRHDPLALHEVTVSFLLANRELDRLADQVAEQIECPVFCQLAGQDQIIDNRATEVWLDRVRSVEKRCISYPAARHTLEFEPQREQIVADYADWLAEICSSGEI; encoded by the coding sequence ATGATAGAACCCTTCATTCAGGAATTTGTTGCCTCTGATAATTACCGGCTGCAGGGGCGTGTCTGGAGCCCCGAGGCGGAGGACATCAAAGGGGTTTTAGTCGTGCTCCACGGAATCCAGAGTCATTCCGCCTGGTATGAAGCCTCCTGTCGACAGCTTTGTGAGAGTGGTTATCAGATCTATTTTTTTGATCGCCGTGGATCGGGGCTGAATCGAGAACAGCGTGGCGATACCCTTCACTGGCAACGACTGGTGCAGGATACCGTACAGATTTTATCACAGGTTCGTTTCCTGCAGTCTTCGTCAGGAAAAGCTGCGCCAGTGATTTTGCAGGCGATGAGCTGGGGAGCAAAACTGGCGGCGGTCGTGGCGACTCGACGACCTGACCTGATAGATGGACTGGCTTTACTTTATCCGGGGATTAAAGCACGCGTCCGCCCGAACCCCTTCCAGAAACTTCAGCTGAATCTGGCTGACAAGTTGGGAGTGAGGCAGAAGCGGGTCGCGATTCCGCTCAGTGATCCGGCATTGTTTACGGGAGACGCCGGCTGGCAGAACTTTATTCGTCATGATCCTCTGGCACTGCATGAGGTCACCGTTTCGTTTTTACTGGCTAATCGGGAGCTGGATCGACTGGCAGACCAGGTCGCGGAGCAGATTGAATGTCCGGTGTTCTGTCAATTGGCGGGGCAGGATCAGATCATCGATAACAGGGCTACCGAAGTCTGGCTGGACCGGGTCAGATCGGTGGAGAAGCGATGTATTTCATATCCTGCTGCACGGCATACTCTCGAATTTGAGCCGCAGCGCGAGCAGATTGTGGCAGATTACGCTGACTGGCTGGCTGAAATCTGTTCTTCTGGTGAGATCTGA
- a CDS encoding O-acetyl-ADP-ribose deacetylase — translation MIVQFGSARIELVLGDITTQRVDAIVNAANAMLAGGGGVDGAIHAAAGPEVMNELKRRYPDGCPTGSAVETSAGNLRAKYIFHAVGPIWRGGGNQEKDLLESAYQTCLSLGEKLRCQSLAFPSISTGVYGYPVDLAAETALRTVATRLEATSQLELVKFVLFDQGTFGGYARVLETMLV, via the coding sequence ATGATCGTACAGTTTGGATCTGCCCGGATTGAGCTGGTTCTGGGAGATATTACGACACAACGCGTGGATGCGATCGTCAATGCCGCGAATGCGATGCTGGCGGGGGGCGGAGGCGTGGATGGAGCAATCCATGCTGCCGCTGGTCCGGAAGTAATGAATGAGCTGAAGCGTCGTTACCCGGATGGATGCCCGACGGGAAGTGCCGTTGAGACGTCCGCTGGAAACCTGCGGGCAAAATACATTTTTCATGCGGTAGGCCCCATCTGGCGGGGAGGTGGAAATCAGGAGAAGGATCTGCTGGAGTCCGCTTATCAGACCTGTCTTTCACTGGGAGAAAAACTGCGGTGTCAGAGCCTGGCGTTTCCTTCGATCAGTACCGGAGTTTATGGCTATCCCGTTGATCTAGCGGCGGAAACGGCGTTACGGACGGTAGCAACGCGTCTGGAAGCGACCAGTCAGCTGGAGCTGGTGAAATTTGTTCTCTTTGATCAGGGGACGTTTGGTGGCTATGCACGGGTTTTAGAAACGATGCTTGTCTGA
- a CDS encoding glycosyltransferase, translating into MIKVSLLIPTLDQSGAEKQLTLLATSLPRDEFDVQVIALTRGGPYAEVLQQHDIPVTILKKRFKFDPLAYRALKKTLQQQQPDILHTWLFAANSYGRMAVKHLSSSQKKTRVIVSERCVDSWKSNWQHNVDRRLLPQTSLLVGNSLGVVDFYREKGVPDSLLRVVPNGIVLPDTTVNEAVRSQLYQEHDIPPNARLIAFVGRLARQKRVEDLLWALQLIRQMNEDIVLLVIGDGPERAKLEQLAHKYTVTPNVRFLGHRTDVDRLFPLFEVFQLASDFEGQSNSIMEAMSYGIPVVASDIPPNRELVVHGETGFLTSVGDSTGFAQFAERILADPQLAKDLGNAARKRMQEEFSVDKMVEGYARLYREVLQ; encoded by the coding sequence GTGATAAAAGTCAGCCTTCTCATTCCGACTCTTGATCAGTCAGGTGCCGAAAAGCAGCTCACTCTGCTGGCGACGTCTTTACCCCGTGATGAGTTTGATGTGCAGGTCATTGCGCTGACTCGGGGAGGCCCTTATGCGGAGGTACTCCAGCAGCATGATATTCCAGTGACGATCCTCAAGAAACGATTCAAATTCGACCCGCTGGCATACCGAGCGTTAAAGAAAACTCTGCAACAGCAGCAACCCGATATTCTGCATACCTGGCTATTTGCAGCCAACTCTTATGGCAGGATGGCAGTCAAACACCTGTCGTCTTCACAAAAAAAAACCAGGGTCATCGTCTCAGAGCGTTGTGTGGATTCATGGAAAAGTAACTGGCAACATAATGTCGATCGGCGTCTGTTACCGCAAACGTCACTGCTGGTCGGTAACTCTCTGGGGGTTGTCGACTTTTACAGGGAAAAAGGTGTACCGGATTCACTACTGCGAGTCGTTCCTAACGGCATTGTTCTGCCCGATACGACGGTCAATGAAGCAGTTCGTTCACAGCTCTACCAGGAACATGATATCCCCCCGAATGCGCGCCTGATTGCCTTCGTGGGACGTCTGGCACGCCAGAAACGTGTCGAAGATCTGCTCTGGGCACTGCAGCTGATTCGTCAGATGAATGAGGATATCGTACTGCTCGTAATTGGCGATGGCCCCGAACGAGCAAAGCTGGAGCAGTTGGCTCACAAGTATACGGTCACTCCCAACGTACGGTTCCTGGGCCACCGCACCGATGTCGACCGGCTTTTTCCTCTTTTTGAAGTCTTTCAACTGGCCAGCGACTTTGAAGGACAGTCGAACAGCATCATGGAAGCCATGTCATACGGCATTCCCGTCGTCGCCAGTGATATTCCCCCCAACCGGGAACTGGTCGTGCATGGTGAAACCGGCTTCCTGACTTCAGTGGGTGACAGTACGGGTTTCGCACAATTTGCAGAACGAATCCTGGCAGACCCGCAACTCGCAAAAGATTTAGGAAACGCCGCTCGAAAAAGGATGCAAGAGGAATTCAGTGTCGATAAGATGGTAGAAGGTTATGCCAGACTCTATCGTGAAGTCCTCCAGTAA